The Dioscorea cayenensis subsp. rotundata cultivar TDr96_F1 chromosome 16, TDr96_F1_v2_PseudoChromosome.rev07_lg8_w22 25.fasta, whole genome shotgun sequence sequence GGGgacattcttcaccaactttgataaatTCTTTCTTCGTTATAGCATCAAGGGAGCCATTGGCGAAGCGATACATCAAgcccatcatcacaaattcaagggggttttattccatggtcttcattgatttacattacaTTATTTACTTTTGTCATTTGCCCTATGGAAGGGTAAACCCTAGTAGGTTTTTTGGGCATGTGAAACCTAGGATCttattcttgtattgatttactttgtgttttctattaaatccgagtttaattgagtttcaatcttgtgttcttattattttcttgtctttagTGATCTTATGGTTAATAATTAGTATGCATGCTTTGTTTGCCTTAGtaagagagaggtctccattagagttagaacttcaagattgaagagggttgagagggttgagagggtgagtcataaATAGTGCATTATCCCCTCTTTCTATCGATTAGTACATTCTATCTTCGTATTctctaggctttatgcaaccatatttggtatgaggtgtgagattgagagatttctccgccgggaccttgtatgggttagggatctttcacctagaggtAGGGTTAAGCCTATCCTTAGGAGTCGAATGTACTCTTAGAAATCCTTAGAAGCCTATTGCAGTCATATgttgtgtgaggtgttgagattgaccAATTATCCTTGGATTTCCTTGACTCaattaactcggtttagaaacacttgGTAAATCTTGCGTTTAAAGTTAGATCCTAGGCAAGAATTgcctgggtacctcatcttcattgattgaGATATCCCTCATTTCTACTCTACCTTACTTGCTTGtgatattcatattcttgtgaaggagttcatttcaccatattcttgattccgactagataactgataaatagttactactaatacttccatttcttatggattcgactacccaactcattGGGTACtctattacttcgacacccgtgcacttgtggtacatgcGCAGGATATTAGGAACATGTAGGGTAAAATAGACAAGCACTAAATGCTCATGTTTGGCTTGAAGCAAGGTGTTGGAGATCATCTCAATTTCTTATAATTGATGCTCAAATTTGATGGCCttgatatttattgtgtatTCATTAATGACGTTTATTATTAACGGCTATAAACTATTGTTATGTTACAATTTCTTGTAGAGAGTATATCCTATTACAGTTTAAATTCCAAAATTAATCTTCTATATTTTTGATGAACCGTATGCAGACCTCAACTAGAATTAAGACTAAAGAAAGAGCTCAACATACATAAATTAAGTTAAAAGAAATTCCCAAatgaaataaacaattaaatttcttatacaAGCTTCGGCAAACAATCTTTCGTTCTACACTAACATACCACATATAAAtgttattaaatgaaaataaagctCAATACCCAAGACAAGAACAAAGGAAGTAAACATTTGCATCTTGGTCTTCCTTATCAAGTCAAATGCAAAACATACACAAGAACAAATGAGGAATTAACACAGCTTTAAAAGGATCGGTTCCAACAGGAGCTCTCATCCATGTAAAATCTTCTTCCTATCACCACCATAATTGTTGTAAGGATCTGTCATCTTTCGCACCTCCATTGCCCCAAAAACACCATAGACATTGCTCTCAGTGTCCATCTCTTTCTCATCCTCACTATTCTGATCCATGTTCATTAGATCATCACCATACTTGATACTCTCCATCCTCAACCCATTTAGTTTAGATCTGGATGGCGCATAGTCCTTGAGAAGGTTCACCACTTCCTTCATTGTTAACCTCTTTTCTGGCTCAGCTTGAACGCAAAGTGCGGCTACATTAATTGTTTGCCTCAGTTGTGCCTCATCAAAGTTACCCCGGAGTCTCGGATCCACGAGATCCTTGAACCTCGACTTGGCAATAAGAGGCTCAACCCACTCAGTGATAGTTCGCTTGACACCACCTGGGAGTTTCTCTATTGGCTTGCGACCAGTGATTATCTCTAAAAGAAGAATGCCAAAGCTATAGACATCACAACTCTCTGAAACCTTGCCCCACATGGCATACTCAGGTGCGAGATAACCTAGGGTGCCCTTAACACGGGTTGTCATATGACTAACTCCATCAGGGATGAGCTTAGCAAACCCAAAGTCTGCAACTAAGGGCTCAAAATTTGAATCAAGAAGCACATTGCTTGCCTTGATGTCTCTATGTATTATGTGCGGTGTAACCTCGTGATGCAAGTACCTGGCGATGTAAAAATGAagttatttgtgttttaatatACAAGACTCTCACATCACAGTGAAGGATTAGGTATAACATGGATATTCAGATACTTACACAAGACCTTCAGCAGATCCAATAATGATATTCATGCGTTTCTTCCAATCTAGCTGTACTTCATTAGCAAATTGGCCATGGAGATGAGAAAGAAGACTTAGGTTGGGCATGTAGT is a genomic window containing:
- the LOC120279437 gene encoding PTI1-like tyrosine-protein kinase At3g15890 → MGATMSSCCGNDVDEERFMGSTGASSTGDGIRSTWKIFTYKELHNATNGFSEDNKLGEGGFGSVYWGKTSDGLQIAVKKLKAMNSKAEMEFAVEVEVLGRVRHKNLLGLRGYCAGSDQRLIVYDYMPNLSLLSHLHGQFANEVQLDWKKRMNIIIGSAEGLVYLHHEVTPHIIHRDIKASNVLLDSNFEPLVADFGFAKLIPDGVSHMTTRVKGTLGYLAPEYAMWGKVSESCDVYSFGILLLEIITGRKPIEKLPGGVKRTITEWVEPLIAKSRFKDLVDPRLRGNFDEAQLRQTINVAALCVQAEPEKRLTMKEVVNLLKDYAPSRSKLNGLRMESIKYGDDLMNMDQNSEDEKEMDTESNVYGVFGAMEVRKMTDPYNNYGGDRKKILHG